Proteins encoded by one window of Chryseobacterium aquaeductus:
- a CDS encoding helix-turn-helix domain-containing protein: MYYFLFKSLIVLFLIIPSYFSAQYKKEHPQYSHIIENIEAIHNYKKKEDATTPIDTLKKSGNICLYTRALSFEAKEYYLIKNHLNKALETTLQCLQITEKNKNKMHQYCYKIVIKECARRLFYVYRKKGEPDKALKIISKYKSFYDDAEFLRFRYISYLDLHNYEKGIETARLFLKTTEKTQLEPIANTHNIVGYAFTQRYEIEKKTIWLDSAKSHYKKAFEYGNSFNHNLAFNSILYHARLARIETQKGNYQNAIKYYQKHYKSVEITKNISEYQSYCYGLAENYWKSANEKEAFKYLSKLDSLSKKTSIEQQYYAASLNLYREIYQKKGNLDKALHYANLYLVTIQKLESHKDKTQELITLIDADEAHEKIEQISIVKRKFIYFWGVLFIIVVSIVVLISIIYQKRLWKKHKPDQSLIFSPNKKDIEVENTNNIVSEEFPPAEKTEFFTDIEELERINTGMLKLEEKEEFVNPDFKLSFVAKKLKTNTSYLSAYFNHYLGKNFNEYVQEKRITYLIQLLDEDPKFHRYTIQAIAEHIGYKSASAFTKIFKKHMGKNFSDYKQKFKHKQL, encoded by the coding sequence ATGTATTATTTCCTCTTCAAAAGTTTAATTGTTTTATTCTTAATTATACCTTCATACTTTTCAGCTCAGTACAAAAAAGAGCACCCTCAATATTCTCACATTATAGAGAATATAGAAGCGATACATAATTATAAGAAAAAGGAAGATGCTACTACACCTATAGATACCTTAAAAAAAAGCGGAAATATATGTTTGTATACTAGGGCTTTATCATTTGAGGCAAAGGAGTATTACCTGATTAAAAATCATCTTAACAAAGCACTAGAAACAACATTACAATGCTTACAAATTACAGAAAAAAATAAGAATAAAATGCACCAATATTGCTATAAAATAGTAATAAAAGAATGTGCCAGACGACTATTTTATGTTTATAGAAAAAAAGGAGAACCAGATAAAGCACTGAAGATTATATCCAAATACAAGAGTTTTTATGATGATGCAGAGTTTTTACGCTTCAGATATATAAGTTATCTTGATTTACATAATTATGAAAAAGGTATAGAAACAGCACGTCTTTTTCTAAAGACAACAGAAAAGACACAACTAGAACCTATAGCAAACACACATAATATTGTAGGATATGCCTTTACTCAGCGATACGAGATAGAAAAAAAAACAATATGGCTGGACTCTGCTAAATCTCACTACAAAAAAGCTTTTGAGTATGGCAATTCTTTCAATCACAATTTGGCATTTAATTCAATCTTATATCATGCTAGATTGGCAAGAATAGAAACCCAAAAAGGAAATTACCAAAATGCGATCAAATATTATCAAAAACACTATAAAAGTGTAGAGATTACAAAAAACATTTCAGAATATCAGTCATATTGTTATGGATTGGCCGAAAATTATTGGAAATCTGCAAACGAAAAGGAAGCTTTTAAATACTTGTCGAAGCTAGATTCCCTTTCCAAAAAAACGTCTATAGAGCAACAATATTATGCAGCAAGTCTTAATCTTTACAGAGAGATCTACCAGAAAAAAGGAAACTTGGATAAAGCTCTTCATTATGCCAACTTATATTTAGTCACCATTCAAAAATTAGAATCCCACAAAGATAAAACCCAAGAACTTATTACTCTTATAGATGCTGATGAAGCTCATGAGAAAATAGAGCAAATCTCTATAGTTAAAAGAAAGTTTATATATTTTTGGGGAGTACTTTTTATCATCGTAGTATCAATTGTAGTTTTAATTTCTATAATCTACCAAAAACGTTTATGGAAAAAGCACAAACCCGATCAATCCCTAATATTTTCTCCAAACAAAAAAGACATAGAGGTAGAAAACACAAATAATATCGTGTCTGAAGAATTTCCTCCAGCGGAAAAAACTGAATTTTTCACTGATATAGAAGAACTGGAAAGAATAAATACAGGAATGCTAAAGCTTGAAGAAAAGGAAGAGTTTGTTAATCCTGATTTTAAACTCTCTTTTGTTGCAAAAAAACTGAAAACAAATACTTCTTATCTCTCAGCATATTTCAATCATTACTTGGGAAAGAACTTTAACGAATATGTACAAGAAAAAAGAATCACCTATCTTATACAGCTTTTGGATGAAGATCCCAAATTTCACCGCTACACGATACAGGCAATTGCAGAACATATTGGCTATAAAAGCGCTTCTGCATTTACAAAAATATTCAAAAAGCATATGGGTAAAAATTTTTCAGACTATAAGCAAAAGTTCAAGCATAAACAATTGTAA
- a CDS encoding DUF4230 domain-containing protein yields the protein MRNLKLVLPFVAGILLMLILFFSFRSCLNITEKTEKSDYYILTNQISKMNKMVVLEQDFSAMQKTKFGYEFFGKEMTSNSVITYTKTNAQVSYDLNKMKMEVDSINKKLIIKDLPNADIRITPSVEIQSLDDSFINRISEKDIKNVQQKAKQTAINSVDQNKLRSEGRKQLMENLNNIFVLAKALNYTIEDKTGQLGVLGL from the coding sequence TTGAGAAATTTAAAACTTGTCCTTCCGTTTGTTGCAGGAATTCTTCTGATGCTGATTCTATTTTTCAGTTTCAGATCATGTTTGAACATAACTGAAAAAACCGAAAAATCTGACTACTACATTCTGACCAATCAAATCTCCAAAATGAATAAAATGGTCGTTTTGGAACAGGATTTTTCTGCCATGCAAAAGACTAAATTTGGTTACGAATTTTTTGGTAAAGAGATGACAAGCAATAGTGTAATCACCTACACCAAAACCAATGCACAGGTTTCTTATGACTTGAATAAGATGAAAATGGAAGTTGATTCTATCAATAAAAAATTGATTATAAAAGATCTTCCCAATGCTGATATCAGAATTACTCCAAGTGTGGAAATTCAGTCATTAGATGATTCTTTTATCAACAGGATTTCGGAAAAGGATATTAAAAATGTGCAGCAAAAGGCTAAACAAACTGCTATTAATTCAGTAGACCAAAATAAATTGAGAAGCGAAGGTCGTAAGCAATTAATGGAAAATCTTAATAATATTTTCGTTTTGGCAAAGGCTTTGAACTATACCATAGAAGATAAAACCGGACAACTCGGTGTTCTTGGACTTTAA
- a CDS encoding DinB family protein: MIKKTLLDEFLHEAESTRKLLKAIPDSALDFKPSEINWTTAQLASHISEVYNWYDVTFNQDVLDMGSYQYDKGDISKAENIVAKFEENVANAQQAIEKWDESTMMNEWKMEMDGNSIFPPMPKIQVIRSFLYNHLYHHRGELIVYLRSTGNKVPGMYGPTADEKF; this comes from the coding sequence ATGATCAAAAAAACATTATTAGACGAGTTTTTGCATGAAGCAGAGAGCACGAGAAAACTTTTAAAAGCAATTCCCGACAGTGCTTTGGATTTTAAACCATCTGAAATTAACTGGACTACTGCTCAGTTGGCTTCTCACATCTCAGAAGTTTACAATTGGTATGATGTTACTTTCAATCAAGATGTTTTGGATATGGGCAGTTATCAATACGATAAAGGTGATATTTCTAAGGCAGAAAATATTGTAGCAAAGTTCGAAGAGAATGTTGCAAATGCGCAGCAAGCTATAGAAAAATGGGACGAAAGTACAATGATGAATGAATGGAAAATGGAAATGGACGGCAATTCAATCTTTCCACCTATGCCAAAAATTCAGGTAATTCGTTCGTTTTTATACAACCATCTGTATCATCACCGTGGCGAACTGATTGTTTACCTACGATCTACAGGAAATAAAGTTCCCGGTATGTATGGCCCTACTGCCGACGAAAAATTTTAA
- a CDS encoding TlpA family protein disulfide reductase, producing MKKIITRILIVSSFAFANQQLKAQKVVVNREVETTNDGKMLLGHQLKDQFVKEPYSEWYTKEFNEYALDQKAVGELKKNKINSYNLIVFIGTWCEDSHRDFPRLMKILEEVNYPDSKLTIIAVNRKKESPTGDEVRYNVQKVPTIIVEKYGKEIGRIIEMPTTGYVERDLVEILKKDDQSVIKELFKKEN from the coding sequence ATGAAAAAAATTATTACCCGAATACTTATTGTTTCATCTTTTGCGTTTGCGAATCAGCAGTTAAAGGCTCAGAAAGTTGTTGTCAATCGTGAAGTAGAAACTACGAATGATGGCAAAATGCTTTTGGGACACCAATTAAAAGACCAATTCGTAAAAGAACCTTACTCTGAATGGTATACCAAAGAATTTAACGAATATGCTTTAGACCAAAAAGCAGTGGGAGAACTCAAGAAAAACAAAATCAATTCTTATAATTTGATCGTTTTTATCGGAACCTGGTGCGAAGACAGTCATAGGGATTTTCCGAGATTGATGAAGATTTTGGAAGAAGTAAATTATCCTGACAGTAAGTTGACGATCATTGCTGTCAACCGTAAAAAAGAATCTCCAACAGGTGATGAAGTAAGATATAATGTCCAAAAAGTTCCTACCATTATTGTTGAAAAATATGGCAAGGAAATTGGAAGAATTATTGAGATGCCGACTACAGGATATGTTGAAAGAGATCTTGTGGAAATCTTAAAGAAAGATGATCAATCGGTTATCAAAGAATTATTTAAAAAAGAAAATTGA
- a CDS encoding acyl-CoA dehydrogenase family protein — protein MNTETINNIKMIAETAKEFAEKNIRPNIMEWDESQTFPKELFHQLGDMGFMGIVIPEQYGGSGLGYHEYVTILDEISQVDPSIGLSVAAHNSLCTNHIYEFGNEEQRMKWLPQLATGKVIGAWGLTEHNTGSDSGGMSTTAVKDGDEWVINGAKNFITHAISGDIAVVMTRTGEIGAKNNSTAFVLEKGMAGFTSGKKENKLGMRASETAELIFDNVRVSDANRLGEVGEGFKQAMKILDGGRISIAALSLGTARGAYKAALKYAQERKQFGKAISEFQAINFMLADMATEIDAAELLIQRASTLKNAKQKMTKEGAMAKLYASEACVRISNNAVQVFGGYGYTKDFPAEKFYRDSKLCTIGEGTSEIQRLVIGREITK, from the coding sequence ATGAATACAGAAACTATCAACAACATTAAAATGATAGCTGAAACAGCAAAAGAATTTGCTGAGAAAAATATCAGACCCAATATTATGGAGTGGGACGAAAGCCAGACTTTCCCTAAAGAATTATTTCATCAATTAGGAGACATGGGTTTCATGGGAATCGTAATTCCTGAACAATATGGTGGTTCTGGTCTTGGTTATCATGAGTATGTGACTATTTTGGATGAGATTTCTCAGGTAGATCCTTCAATTGGACTTTCTGTAGCAGCTCACAATTCACTATGCACCAATCATATTTATGAGTTCGGAAACGAAGAGCAAAGAATGAAATGGCTTCCTCAGTTAGCTACCGGAAAGGTAATCGGAGCTTGGGGATTGACAGAGCATAATACAGGATCTGATTCTGGAGGAATGTCTACAACTGCTGTGAAAGATGGTGACGAATGGGTAATAAACGGAGCAAAAAACTTCATCACCCATGCAATTTCAGGTGATATTGCTGTTGTGATGACGAGAACTGGTGAAATCGGTGCTAAAAACAATTCAACTGCTTTCGTTTTAGAGAAAGGAATGGCTGGTTTTACTTCAGGTAAAAAAGAAAACAAATTGGGAATGCGTGCTTCAGAAACTGCAGAACTTATTTTTGATAATGTTCGTGTTTCAGATGCAAACCGTTTGGGAGAAGTAGGTGAAGGTTTCAAGCAGGCAATGAAAATATTAGATGGTGGTAGAATTTCTATTGCTGCACTAAGTTTAGGTACTGCAAGAGGTGCTTACAAAGCTGCTTTGAAATATGCTCAGGAAAGAAAACAATTTGGAAAAGCAATCTCTGAATTTCAGGCAATCAATTTTATGCTTGCAGATATGGCAACAGAAATTGATGCTGCAGAATTATTGATTCAAAGAGCCTCTACATTGAAAAATGCTAAACAAAAAATGACTAAAGAAGGCGCAATGGCAAAATTATACGCATCTGAAGCTTGTGTAAGAATTTCAAACAATGCAGTTCAGGTCTTTGGAGGTTACGGTTATACAAAAGATTTCCCTGCTGAGAAATTCTACAGAGATTCTAAACTTTGTACCATCGGTGAAGGAACTTCTGAGATCCAAAGGCTGGTGATCGGTAGAGAAATTACAAAGTAA
- a CDS encoding T9SS type A sorting domain-containing protein produces MPYNTNTSSVLSFTAAAPPIVGNKYWTSAAITTTGNINISNNKIYSGTSISMTNGFKASSSGGNVVMAVGNCSIPLAKMDESGSSIYDSGRSIVLYPNPATTVINSQFNNIDVKKIAIYSLSGTLVYQSMIEIGSKSFSIDISHIPESGYIIVYTLKDDTKISKKFIKKK; encoded by the coding sequence TTGCCATATAATACAAATACTTCGTCAGTATTGAGCTTTACAGCTGCTGCACCTCCTATAGTAGGCAATAAATATTGGACTTCTGCTGCAATAACAACTACAGGAAATATCAATATTAGTAACAATAAGATATATTCCGGCACAAGTATCTCTATGACTAATGGCTTCAAAGCATCATCCAGTGGAGGCAATGTAGTGATGGCAGTCGGAAATTGTTCTATCCCTTTAGCGAAGATGGATGAAAGCGGTTCTTCTATTTATGATTCAGGAAGGAGTATTGTTCTCTATCCCAATCCTGCTACTACTGTTATCAATAGCCAATTTAATAATATAGACGTTAAAAAGATAGCGATATATTCACTAAGTGGTACTTTAGTGTATCAGTCAATGATAGAAATAGGGAGCAAATCTTTTAGCATAGATATTTCCCACATTCCCGAAAGTGGATACATCATTGTATACACTTTGAAGGATGACACTAAGATTAGTAAAAAATTCATTAAAAAGAAATAA
- a CDS encoding reprolysin-like metallopeptidase: MKKQLLVIGMLASGIAFAQTDRLWSESSKKANSEIFENKSNILNPKIYQLDINGLKNALSKAPKRLSAGEKSEVIISFPNSEGKLENFKVKENSNFDPQLAIKYPDIKSYVGEGLEDPNSTVYFSISPLGLSSMEIYGDKSAVFIEPYTKDLATYVVYKKSDKKDNLSTFECTVIDVAQKGISTSTLAARPNADDAKLRTFRLALSSTGEYTTYFGGTKALALAAMNNTMTRVNGVFEKDFAARMVLIANNDAVIYTSASSDPYSAAAQMSNWNSQLQSTLTSVIGEANYDVGHLFGASGGGGNAGCIGCVCVNGSKGSGYTSPLDGIPSGDNFDIDFVAHELGHQFGGNHTFSHANEGTGVNMEPGSGSTIMGYAGITNQDIQPHSDSFFHAISIQQITNNIKAKTCPVSTSTGNSIPTANAGLDYTIPKSTPFMLTGTGTDANGDSLTYIWEQVDNASSSQTGTSSAASATKATGPTFRSWTPTTTPVRYFPRMASVLAGATTTAGAEINVEALSSVARTLNFRFTVRDNRAGGSGNNSDDAKVTVNATAGPFIITSQGTSTTYAGGSSQNVTWNVAGTTANSINAANVDILWSTNSGATWTTLLAGTPNDGSQAVVIPNVTTTTGRIMVKGSNHIFFDVNNANISVNSGSGGTDTVAPTAPTLSASGTTSTSTNLSWSGATDAVGVTGYDVYQGSSLIGNTASTSYTVTSLSPSTTYSFSVRAKDAAGNISTSSNSVSITTLAGSTVTYCSATATNTADERIGNVKFGTINNTSTGTAGYENFTSISTNVTRGTANTISITPVWTSTKYNEAYAVYIDYNKDGDFTDSGERVWTKTGSQTTPVTGSITIPSTATLGSTRMRVMMQYNSVPSSSCGSYTYGQVEDYTLNIVSSGRGEDFNVENLMTDIKLYPNPVRDILNISNTKAEDYKIFDMGGKLINSGKLERGTVNVSNLTTGAYTIQIGEISKRFIKN; the protein is encoded by the coding sequence ATGAAAAAACAACTATTGGTGATCGGAATGCTGGCATCAGGCATTGCTTTCGCTCAGACCGACCGACTTTGGTCTGAAAGTTCGAAAAAAGCTAATTCAGAAATTTTCGAAAACAAATCAAATATTCTCAATCCAAAAATCTATCAACTTGATATCAACGGACTAAAGAATGCTCTTTCCAAAGCTCCGAAAAGATTATCAGCTGGAGAAAAATCAGAGGTAATTATCTCATTCCCGAATTCTGAAGGGAAATTAGAAAACTTTAAGGTAAAAGAAAATTCAAACTTTGATCCTCAGTTAGCAATAAAATATCCCGACATCAAATCTTATGTTGGTGAAGGTCTCGAAGATCCGAATTCTACAGTATATTTCAGTATTTCACCTTTAGGATTATCTTCAATGGAAATCTATGGTGACAAATCTGCAGTTTTCATCGAGCCCTATACCAAAGATCTTGCAACGTATGTTGTATATAAAAAATCTGATAAGAAAGATAATTTAAGCACTTTTGAATGTACCGTAATAGACGTTGCTCAAAAAGGAATCAGTACTTCTACTCTGGCTGCGAGACCTAATGCAGATGATGCAAAATTAAGAACATTCCGTCTGGCACTTTCTTCAACAGGAGAATACACCACTTATTTCGGTGGCACAAAAGCTCTTGCTCTAGCGGCGATGAATAATACAATGACTCGTGTAAATGGAGTTTTCGAAAAAGATTTTGCAGCCAGAATGGTTTTGATTGCCAATAATGACGCGGTAATTTACACAAGTGCTTCTTCAGATCCGTATTCTGCTGCTGCACAAATGAGCAATTGGAATTCTCAGCTTCAGTCAACTTTAACTTCCGTAATTGGTGAAGCAAATTATGATGTAGGTCATTTATTCGGAGCTTCGGGAGGTGGCGGAAATGCAGGTTGCATTGGATGTGTTTGTGTAAATGGCTCTAAAGGTAGCGGATACACCTCTCCATTAGACGGAATTCCTTCCGGAGATAATTTCGATATTGATTTCGTTGCTCATGAATTAGGTCATCAATTTGGAGGAAATCACACTTTCTCTCACGCAAATGAAGGAACAGGAGTCAATATGGAACCAGGATCAGGATCAACCATTATGGGTTATGCAGGAATTACCAATCAGGACATTCAGCCACATTCAGATTCTTTCTTTCATGCGATAAGTATTCAGCAGATTACGAATAATATTAAAGCTAAAACCTGTCCGGTAAGCACTTCTACAGGAAATTCAATTCCAACTGCAAATGCAGGTTTAGATTATACGATTCCGAAAAGTACACCATTTATGCTTACTGGCACAGGAACCGATGCCAACGGAGATTCTCTGACTTATATCTGGGAACAGGTGGATAATGCTTCATCTTCACAAACCGGAACAAGCTCTGCAGCAAGTGCTACCAAAGCCACGGGACCAACTTTCAGATCTTGGACGCCGACTACAACTCCTGTGAGATATTTTCCAAGAATGGCATCTGTTTTGGCTGGTGCAACGACAACGGCTGGTGCTGAGATCAATGTGGAAGCACTTTCATCTGTAGCAAGAACTTTAAATTTCAGATTTACAGTGCGTGATAACAGAGCTGGAGGTTCAGGAAATAATTCTGATGATGCAAAAGTTACTGTCAATGCTACCGCTGGACCTTTCATCATTACTTCACAAGGTACATCCACAACATATGCAGGTGGAAGTTCCCAAAATGTAACTTGGAATGTTGCAGGAACAACCGCAAATAGTATTAATGCCGCAAATGTAGATATTTTATGGTCAACAAATTCAGGGGCAACATGGACTACTTTGTTGGCAGGAACTCCGAATGATGGCTCTCAAGCGGTAGTGATACCGAATGTTACGACAACCACAGGAAGAATTATGGTAAAAGGAAGCAATCATATTTTCTTTGATGTAAATAATGCTAACATTTCTGTAAATTCGGGATCAGGAGGCACAGACACAGTTGCTCCAACGGCTCCTACTCTTTCTGCCTCTGGTACAACTTCTACAAGCACCAATCTTTCATGGTCTGGCGCAACAGATGCCGTAGGTGTTACTGGTTATGATGTATATCAAGGATCATCGTTGATTGGAAATACCGCTTCTACAAGTTATACAGTGACAAGTTTAAGTCCGTCTACGACTTACAGTTTTTCAGTAAGAGCAAAAGATGCCGCCGGTAATATTTCTACTTCAAGTAACTCGGTAAGCATAACAACTCTTGCAGGAAGCACAGTTACTTATTGTTCGGCAACTGCAACAAATACTGCAGATGAAAGAATTGGAAATGTAAAATTTGGTACTATTAATAATACTTCAACAGGAACTGCCGGATACGAAAACTTCACTTCAATTTCTACGAATGTAACTCGTGGAACTGCGAATACGATCTCTATCACTCCGGTTTGGACATCCACTAAATACAATGAAGCCTACGCTGTTTACATCGATTATAACAAAGATGGTGATTTCACAGACAGTGGAGAAAGAGTTTGGACAAAAACAGGATCGCAAACTACTCCGGTTACAGGATCAATTACAATTCCGTCAACGGCAACTCTTGGAAGTACACGAATGAGAGTAATGATGCAGTACAATTCTGTTCCGTCATCATCTTGTGGGTCTTACACTTACGGGCAGGTTGAAGATTATACTTTAAATATTGTTTCTTCGGGAAGAGGTGAAGACTTTAATGTCGAAAACTTAATGACTGACATTAAATTATACCCAAATCCTGTGAGAGATATTTTAAATATTTCTAATACGAAAGCTGAAGATTACAAAATCTTCGATATGGGTGGAAAACTAATAAACTCAGGAAAACTCGAAAGAGGCACAGTGAATGTCAGCAACCTTACAACAGGAGCTTACACGATCCAGATTGGAGAAATCTCAAAAAGATTTATCAAAAATTAA
- a CDS encoding pyrophosphohydrolase domain-containing protein: MDKIDSLNQVAEFHTTFKAPILNTPQIPSQERCNLRVELLQEELNELKQAIEDKNLVEIADALCDLQYVLSGAVLEFGLGDKFVKLFNEVQRSNMSKACDNEEQAGETVEFYKEKDVESFYEKSGEKFNVYRKADHKVLKNKYYSPADLKTIIEN, encoded by the coding sequence ATGGATAAAATTGATAGTCTGAATCAGGTCGCAGAATTCCACACAACCTTTAAAGCTCCTATTCTCAATACTCCTCAAATTCCTTCTCAGGAAAGATGTAATCTTAGAGTTGAGCTTTTACAGGAAGAATTAAATGAACTGAAACAAGCAATTGAAGATAAAAATTTAGTAGAAATTGCCGATGCATTATGTGATTTGCAATATGTTTTGAGCGGCGCTGTTTTAGAATTTGGATTGGGCGATAAATTTGTAAAATTATTTAATGAAGTTCAGCGTTCAAATATGTCTAAAGCTTGTGATAATGAAGAACAGGCGGGCGAAACGGTGGAGTTTTACAAAGAAAAAGACGTTGAATCTTTTTACGAAAAATCTGGAGAAAAATTTAATGTATACAGAAAGGCAGATCATAAAGTTTTGAAAAACAAATACTACTCTCCTGCTGATTTAAAAACAATTATTGAAAATTAA